The following DNA comes from Acidobacteriota bacterium.
TCATCCCGCAGAGGCACGCTTTTTCGCCCGCGCTGTCAGATAACGTCGCTTCAAAGAGGCCCACGTAGTTGAGCAGCTTGGTTTTTCCATCAATCGGTGCCGTCACAATGTCATCAACCAGACCCAGAAAATTCGCGTTGTAACGGTTAAGCAACGCCGTAATGAGATCTTCTTTGGTCGGGAAATGATGGTGAATACTGGCTTTGCGGATTCCAACCGCATTGCTGATATGCTGGTAACTCATGGCATTGACGCCAAGTCGTTGGACAAGCTCCTGGGCAACATCAAGAATGCGAGTTCGGGTATCAGTGGTGTTCATGGTAAAAACATCCTACTAGAAGGTAGGGAAGACCTGTCAACCTTTTTCTCCAGGTTGGCTCAAAACAAAAACCGCTGATGATATTCTCGCCAGCGGTTGAGAGGCTGAATATTAT
Coding sequences within:
- a CDS encoding TetR/AcrR family transcriptional regulator, with translation MNTTDTRTRILDVAQELVQRLGVNAMSYQHISNAVGIRKASIHHHFPTKEDLITALLNRYNANFLGLVDDIVTAPIDGKTKLLNYVGLFEATLSDSAGEKACLCGMIGAELATLGCPSVELVRRFYRENEQRLTQILVQGREEGIFRFKGDAGQVAKMTFALLEGGVLIARSRDCNVYFADVRDGLLKLLLDEI